From the genome of Geothrix sp. 21YS21S-4, one region includes:
- the trxB gene encoding thioredoxin-disulfide reductase, translating to MSHHKVVVIGTGPAGYTAALYASRANLAPVVFEGVQPGGQLTITTEVENFPGFRQGVAGPALMEEMREQVLRFGTVIKAETVLKADLQVRPFVFTTDKGEYTADAVIIATGASAKWLGIGKDEELSRGGGGVSACATCDGFFFRGKEIAVVGGGDTAIEEATFLTKFATKVHLIHRRDKLRASKAMQERAFKNEKIQPLWNKAVLDVVTTVQETPMGEKVEKIRALKLKDTVDGSESELPVEGLFVAIGHQPNTGLFAGQLPMDETGYLQVEKGSTRTAVEGVFACGDVQDHVYRQAITAAGSGCMAAIDAERWLAERGLAE from the coding sequence GTGAGCCACCACAAAGTCGTCGTGATCGGGACCGGTCCCGCAGGGTATACCGCGGCCCTCTACGCCTCCCGGGCCAACCTGGCACCGGTGGTGTTCGAAGGCGTCCAACCCGGCGGACAGCTCACCATCACGACGGAAGTGGAGAATTTCCCCGGCTTCCGGCAGGGCGTGGCCGGCCCGGCCCTGATGGAGGAGATGCGGGAGCAGGTCCTGCGCTTCGGCACCGTCATCAAGGCGGAGACCGTCCTGAAGGCCGATCTGCAGGTCCGCCCCTTCGTGTTCACCACGGACAAGGGCGAATACACCGCCGACGCCGTGATCATCGCCACGGGCGCTTCGGCCAAGTGGCTGGGCATCGGGAAGGATGAGGAGCTCTCCCGCGGCGGGGGCGGCGTCAGCGCCTGCGCCACCTGCGACGGGTTCTTCTTCCGCGGGAAGGAGATCGCCGTGGTCGGCGGGGGCGACACGGCGATTGAAGAGGCCACGTTCCTTACCAAGTTCGCCACGAAGGTCCACCTGATCCACCGCCGCGACAAGCTCCGGGCCTCCAAGGCCATGCAGGAGCGGGCCTTCAAGAACGAGAAGATCCAGCCCCTGTGGAACAAGGCGGTCCTCGACGTCGTCACCACCGTCCAGGAAACCCCCATGGGCGAGAAGGTGGAGAAGATCCGCGCCCTCAAGCTGAAGGACACCGTGGACGGCTCCGAGTCCGAGCTGCCCGTGGAGGGCCTGTTCGTGGCCATCGGCCACCAGCCCAACACCGGCCTGTTCGCGGGTCAGTTGCCCATGGACGAGACCGGCTACCTGCAAGTGGAGAAGGGCTCCACCCGCACCGCCGTGGAGGGCGTGTTCGCCTGCGGCGACGTCCAGGATCACGTCTACCGCCAGGCCATCACCGCCGCCGGTAGCGGGTGCATGGCCGCCATCGATGCGGAGCGCTGGCTCGCAGAGCGGGGCCTCGCCGAGTGA
- a CDS encoding beta-ketoacyl-ACP synthase III: MNRRLAAPVGITATGQCFPPRVVTNDDLSKIMETNDEWIRTRTGIRERRWAEPGTGASQLGAPALQMALHNRGIKASELDLILVTTVTPDTMFPATACRIQNMVGADNAFGFDLNAACSGFLYALTTAASLVAAGGIRKAAVVGVDIMSTIINREDRATAVLFGDGAGAVIVERVEEGLGILDFEHRVDGSGGSFLYMPAGGSLKPATAETVAAKEHYIHQAGSEVFKNAVREMADNSKLLMDRNGFSGDELKLFVPHQANIRIMDAAAKRLELDPSRMMVNIDRFANTTTATIPTALHQAVEEKRVAKGDLVVLAAFGAGFTWGSTLVRWAY; this comes from the coding sequence TTGAACCGTCGCCTTGCCGCCCCCGTCGGAATCACCGCTACCGGGCAGTGCTTCCCCCCTCGCGTGGTCACCAACGACGATCTGTCGAAGATCATGGAGACCAACGACGAGTGGATCCGCACCCGGACGGGGATCCGCGAGCGGCGCTGGGCCGAGCCGGGCACCGGCGCGTCGCAGCTGGGCGCGCCCGCCCTCCAGATGGCCCTCCACAACCGCGGGATCAAGGCTTCGGAGCTCGACCTCATCCTGGTCACCACGGTCACGCCCGACACGATGTTCCCCGCCACGGCCTGCCGCATCCAGAACATGGTGGGCGCCGACAACGCCTTCGGATTCGACCTGAACGCCGCCTGCTCCGGCTTCCTCTACGCCCTCACGACCGCCGCCAGCCTGGTGGCCGCCGGCGGCATCCGGAAGGCCGCGGTGGTGGGCGTGGACATCATGTCCACCATCATCAACCGCGAGGACCGCGCCACGGCGGTGCTGTTCGGGGACGGTGCCGGCGCCGTGATCGTCGAGCGCGTCGAAGAGGGCCTGGGCATTCTCGATTTCGAGCACCGGGTGGACGGTTCCGGCGGCAGCTTCCTGTACATGCCGGCAGGCGGGTCGCTCAAGCCCGCCACCGCCGAGACCGTGGCTGCGAAGGAGCACTACATCCACCAGGCCGGGAGCGAGGTGTTCAAGAACGCCGTGCGGGAGATGGCCGACAACAGCAAGCTGCTGATGGACCGCAACGGGTTCTCCGGCGACGAGCTCAAGCTGTTCGTGCCCCACCAGGCCAACATCCGGATCATGGACGCCGCGGCCAAGCGGCTGGAGCTGGATCCCTCGCGGATGATGGTGAACATCGACCGCTTCGCCAACACCACCACCGCCACCATCCCCACGGCCCTGCACCAGGCGGTGGAGGAGAAGCGGGTGGCCAAGGGCGACCTGGTGGTCCTGGCCGCGTTCGGAGCCGGGTTCACCTGGGGTTCCACCCTCGTGCGGTGGGCCTACTAG
- the kdsB gene encoding 3-deoxy-manno-octulosonate cytidylyltransferase, with protein sequence MRTLAVLPSRFQASRFPGKPLAPIAGKPMIQWVFEAARRAEGVDRVVVATDDDRIAEAVRGFGGEAVMTDSTLPSGTDRTAAALEALGGGFDCVLNIQGDEPAMHPETVAAVVALMRAQPDLPMGTAACPFAHPDELFNPNAVKVVTDDRQRALYFSRSAIPYLRNSAIFEPDFRPWMKPEQLACFKRHLGLYAYRPDTLKAFTRLAPHPLEQMEMLEQLRALAAGIPIGVADTPFLSLGVDVPADVAAAEALLRERGLAR encoded by the coding sequence ATGCGCACCCTCGCCGTCCTCCCTTCCCGCTTCCAGGCCTCCCGCTTCCCGGGCAAGCCCCTGGCGCCCATCGCGGGAAAACCCATGATCCAGTGGGTCTTCGAGGCCGCCCGCCGAGCCGAAGGGGTGGACCGGGTGGTGGTGGCCACGGACGACGACCGCATCGCCGAGGCCGTGCGCGGCTTCGGCGGGGAGGCGGTGATGACCGACTCGACCCTGCCCTCCGGAACGGATCGGACCGCGGCGGCCCTGGAGGCCCTGGGCGGCGGCTTCGACTGCGTCCTGAACATCCAGGGGGACGAGCCCGCCATGCATCCAGAGACGGTGGCGGCCGTGGTGGCCCTGATGCGCGCCCAGCCGGACCTGCCCATGGGCACGGCCGCCTGCCCCTTCGCCCACCCGGACGAACTGTTCAATCCCAACGCCGTGAAGGTGGTCACGGACGACCGCCAGCGCGCCCTGTACTTCAGCCGCAGCGCCATCCCCTACCTGCGAAACAGCGCGATCTTCGAGCCCGACTTCCGACCCTGGATGAAGCCCGAGCAGTTGGCCTGCTTCAAGCGCCACCTGGGGCTCTACGCCTACCGGCCGGACACGCTGAAGGCCTTCACCCGGCTGGCGCCCCACCCGCTGGAGCAGATGGAGATGCTGGAACAGCTCCGCGCCCTGGCCGCCGGAATTCCCATCGGCGTGGCGGATACGCCCTTCCTGAGCCTGGGCGTGGACGTGCCCGCGGACGTGGCCGCGGCCGAAGCCCTGCTGCGGGAGCGGGGGCTGGCGCGGTAG
- a CDS encoding chemotaxis protein CheW has product MSERTSLLHARGGGRELLLSVADLQEVVAFAPVTPLPGGPPGIQGVVIHQGEFLPVLAWKDLPGCAAATGESTALAVFRRRLGIPLERLVGTVDTPAGDWAPCADEDPWNAFASGMCEVEGERRPVVDLDRLLVLLHRFRTER; this is encoded by the coding sequence ATGTCTGAGCGCACTTCGCTGCTGCATGCCCGCGGGGGGGGACGGGAACTTCTCCTGTCCGTGGCGGACCTCCAGGAAGTGGTGGCCTTCGCCCCCGTGACGCCGCTTCCGGGCGGGCCGCCGGGGATCCAGGGCGTGGTCATCCACCAGGGCGAATTCCTGCCGGTCCTGGCCTGGAAGGACCTGCCGGGCTGCGCCGCTGCGACGGGCGAATCCACGGCGCTGGCGGTGTTCCGGCGCCGCCTGGGGATTCCCCTGGAGCGGCTGGTGGGGACGGTCGATACGCCCGCGGGAGACTGGGCGCCCTGCGCTGACGAGGATCCCTGGAATGCGTTCGCCTCCGGGATGTGCGAGGTGGAGGGTGAACGGCGGCCGGTGGTGGACCTCGATCGGCTGCTGGTCCTGCTGCACCGCTTCAGGACGGAGCGCTGA
- a CDS encoding chemotaxis protein CheA, translating into MDQSFDDVWAEWEDLFAQAHQTLGELKKPQPAHVIQKAVNALFRTTHTLKGMAGMLGFPSFSRAAHRMEDIFDLMRKGRLRSTDSLIETLESGIHALESGLAGLRRGWAEPDDYLHGIRRQLGELEALARPSDGGSQDLTSLLDLPPEVLKALSDYEHTRVTAVLMAGMPIHGVSICLDFATFDERLRALSEAAAAQGELISTLPWDVPEDREGLAFLLLIAAPAVDSDSLGALPDELLELRCLAEPERIPASVRAEAAAPAPEPPPPAPVPPAVPAALPAVDVEVLRLPAQRVEALEARLMEVAQLRDAVSQLLRQGSAQGQAPGSADRPLGIMGEIETGLLEVQKSLLQMRMVKVESLFARIDPMVKTLSRDTGKPVRLAFHGGELELERNLLGRLTEPFLHLVRNALDHGLETPSEREAQGKSGTGSLRISASQRGRNLRFDIRDDGRGFDLARIEARGISMGLLKSGQIHTPEWLHRLTLEPGFSTQEWASEISGRGVGMDVVRSEIEGLGGEIQISSELRRGSLVRLSLPLSRAVVNCLKVRCGGQAFGIPLGSVVRVQATPQPLRGGDHVGVLGLDLPMESLQACLGQPEPPGGQRLVVVLRQQGSAASGVEIALGVDEVVGRTDLLLRSLPELAHAEGIMGGSLHGEGLLWVLDPEVVMGLAMDSLMRRVAHV; encoded by the coding sequence ATGGATCAATCCTTCGATGACGTGTGGGCCGAATGGGAGGACCTGTTCGCGCAGGCCCACCAGACGCTGGGCGAGCTGAAGAAGCCCCAGCCGGCGCACGTGATCCAGAAGGCGGTCAACGCGCTGTTCCGCACGACCCACACCCTGAAGGGAATGGCCGGGATGCTCGGCTTCCCGTCCTTCAGCCGGGCCGCCCACCGGATGGAGGACATCTTCGACCTGATGCGGAAGGGCCGCCTGCGGTCGACGGATTCGCTGATCGAGACGCTGGAATCCGGCATCCACGCCCTGGAATCGGGCCTGGCCGGGCTTCGGCGGGGCTGGGCGGAGCCGGATGACTACCTCCATGGGATCCGCCGCCAGCTGGGCGAACTGGAGGCCCTGGCGCGGCCTTCCGACGGAGGGTCCCAGGACCTGACTTCGCTCCTGGACCTGCCGCCGGAGGTGCTGAAGGCCCTCTCCGATTACGAGCACACGCGGGTCACGGCCGTCCTGATGGCCGGGATGCCCATCCACGGCGTGAGCATCTGCCTGGACTTCGCCACCTTCGACGAGCGGCTGCGCGCGCTGAGCGAAGCCGCGGCGGCCCAGGGGGAATTGATCTCCACCCTGCCGTGGGACGTGCCGGAGGACCGCGAGGGCTTGGCCTTCCTCCTGCTCATCGCGGCGCCGGCAGTGGACAGCGACAGCCTGGGCGCCCTCCCGGACGAGTTGCTGGAGCTCCGCTGCCTGGCCGAGCCGGAACGGATCCCCGCCAGCGTGCGCGCCGAGGCCGCAGCGCCCGCCCCGGAGCCTCCGCCTCCCGCGCCGGTCCCTCCGGCGGTTCCGGCCGCGTTGCCCGCGGTGGACGTGGAAGTCCTGCGGCTCCCCGCCCAGCGGGTCGAGGCCCTGGAGGCGCGGCTGATGGAAGTGGCGCAGCTCCGGGATGCGGTCAGCCAGCTCCTGCGCCAGGGCTCGGCTCAAGGGCAGGCTCCGGGTTCCGCCGATCGGCCCCTGGGCATCATGGGAGAGATCGAGACAGGCCTGCTGGAGGTCCAGAAGTCCCTCCTCCAGATGCGGATGGTGAAGGTGGAGAGCCTCTTCGCCCGCATCGACCCGATGGTGAAGACGCTGAGCCGGGATACGGGCAAGCCCGTCCGCCTCGCCTTCCACGGCGGCGAGCTGGAGTTGGAGCGCAACCTCCTGGGACGGCTCACGGAGCCCTTCCTGCACTTGGTGCGGAACGCCCTCGACCACGGGCTGGAGACGCCGTCGGAACGGGAAGCCCAAGGCAAGAGCGGAACGGGCTCTTTGCGCATCTCCGCCTCCCAGCGGGGCCGGAACCTCCGCTTCGACATCCGGGACGACGGGCGCGGGTTCGACCTGGCGCGGATCGAGGCCCGGGGGATCTCCATGGGCCTGCTCAAGTCCGGTCAGATCCACACCCCCGAGTGGCTCCACCGCCTCACCCTGGAGCCCGGTTTCTCCACCCAGGAATGGGCGTCGGAGATCTCGGGCCGCGGGGTCGGAATGGACGTGGTGCGGTCGGAGATCGAGGGCCTGGGCGGCGAGATCCAGATCTCCAGCGAACTCCGCCGGGGCAGCCTGGTGCGGCTGAGCCTGCCCCTGTCCCGGGCGGTGGTGAACTGCCTGAAGGTGCGGTGCGGCGGCCAGGCCTTCGGGATTCCGCTCGGCAGCGTGGTGCGCGTGCAGGCCACGCCGCAGCCCCTCCGCGGCGGCGACCACGTCGGCGTGCTGGGGCTGGACCTCCCGATGGAATCCCTCCAGGCCTGTTTGGGCCAGCCCGAGCCCCCGGGGGGCCAGCGGCTGGTGGTCGTCCTGCGCCAGCAGGGTTCCGCGGCCTCGGGCGTGGAGATCGCCCTGGGCGTGGACGAGGTGGTGGGGCGGACGGACCTGCTGCTCCGCAGCCTCCCTGAACTGGCCCACGCCGAGGGGATCATGGGCGGCAGCCTCCACGGCGAGGGTCTGCTATGGGTCCTCGATCCCGAGGTGGTGATGGGCTTGGCGATGGATTCCCTGATGCGGCGGGTGGCGCATGTCTGA
- a CDS encoding diguanylate cyclase has product MVVSRHDEFVERLRMAFEGAGRHILHVNDPLEALAKDIWSEIHVLLVDAEGDPMDGYRLCRLLRGETRILFRNLPIFLLLDRQPTEEDREALREVDGDGFIPLRQSLQQLLNRLGPVVTGMAPRGEPQLVPILAFGLQPDLVERARELLRPLNMEVHTPPARNAAEAQRALNAPVMLLGLAGGAASAQARLERMRDEGSLPHTILVGQVRDEATQRKLLLAGVSDWVSLPLSAPRLLHACKRAIEWVHSRRIQSEYESAIHELRERRSVLEQEATALRNEVLTDPLTELLNRRAFDQNLEHAIRQWERHRRAFVLLLADVDHFKLINDRFGHPVGDEVLRELAVRIRSALRKADLAFRIGGEEFAVLLTETSLKAGAEVAEKLRHRVDEEPLLLSDGQSIFPTLSFGVGGPGLQSPTGLLARVDQALYHAKRLGRNRVVVAEEEDQPRRSLSAGN; this is encoded by the coding sequence ATGGTCGTTTCCCGCCATGACGAGTTCGTCGAACGCCTCCGAATGGCGTTCGAGGGGGCCGGGCGCCACATCCTGCACGTGAACGATCCCCTGGAGGCCCTGGCCAAGGACATCTGGAGCGAGATCCACGTCCTCCTGGTGGATGCGGAGGGCGATCCGATGGACGGGTACCGGCTCTGCCGCCTCCTTCGCGGGGAGACCCGGATCCTGTTCCGGAACCTGCCCATCTTCCTGCTGCTCGACCGCCAGCCCACCGAGGAGGACCGCGAAGCCCTGCGGGAAGTGGACGGAGACGGGTTCATTCCCCTCCGCCAATCCCTCCAGCAGCTCCTGAACCGGCTGGGGCCGGTGGTCACGGGAATGGCACCCCGGGGGGAGCCCCAGCTGGTGCCGATCCTGGCCTTCGGGCTCCAGCCGGATCTCGTGGAGCGCGCCCGGGAACTCCTGCGCCCCCTCAACATGGAAGTCCACACTCCGCCCGCCCGGAACGCGGCGGAAGCCCAGCGCGCGCTCAACGCCCCGGTGATGCTCCTGGGCCTCGCCGGCGGAGCCGCCAGCGCCCAGGCCCGGCTGGAGCGCATGCGCGACGAGGGCTCCCTGCCCCACACCATCCTGGTGGGCCAGGTACGGGACGAGGCCACCCAGCGCAAGCTCCTGCTGGCGGGCGTCTCCGACTGGGTCTCCCTTCCCCTCTCCGCGCCCCGGCTGCTCCATGCCTGCAAGCGGGCCATCGAGTGGGTCCACTCGCGGCGCATCCAGTCCGAGTACGAATCCGCCATCCACGAACTACGGGAGCGCCGCAGCGTGCTGGAGCAGGAGGCCACCGCCCTCCGCAACGAGGTGCTGACCGACCCGCTCACGGAGCTGCTCAACCGGCGGGCCTTCGACCAGAACCTGGAGCACGCCATCCGCCAATGGGAGCGGCACCGCCGCGCCTTCGTCCTCCTGTTGGCCGACGTGGACCACTTCAAGCTGATCAACGACCGCTTCGGCCACCCCGTGGGCGACGAGGTCCTGCGGGAGCTGGCGGTGCGGATCCGCTCCGCCCTCCGCAAGGCCGATCTGGCGTTCCGGATCGGCGGGGAAGAATTCGCGGTCCTGCTCACCGAGACCAGCCTGAAAGCCGGCGCCGAGGTGGCGGAAAAGCTGCGGCACCGCGTGGACGAGGAACCTCTGCTCCTGTCCGACGGCCAGAGCATCTTCCCCACCCTCAGCTTCGGCGTGGGCGGCCCCGGCCTCCAGAGCCCCACGGGACTGCTCGCCCGCGTGGACCAAGCCCTCTACCACGCCAAGCGGCTGGGCCGGAACCGGGTCGTGGTGGCCGAGGAGGAGGACCAGCCCCGGCGGAGCCTCAGCGCCGGAAACTGA
- a CDS encoding methyl-accepting chemotaxis protein, which translates to MVRPDSISGPRPEFGTAEPVQLSASVRALVLARLRLGTGVIWVLAYIIGLLLFFFTAPPGFHLTFPGVAAAFGLVLLAAMASFFQIRHLGRALGGTLGPELYRSLTWFPQSSSLLLFYLTACLSAMAYLWVKLQLQQSIWVSFLTVALFLVIGALSAISQYFLSKQNLMKVYQLLAGQPGFHESEARFSTSLRAKFGFGILGMTGGVVLLSILVSGLTLQSSIRTKVTSYAQNELVNLADSVAFVLEMNTPPEDLQAFLGTLKLGAGGTVSLRLPASRGGAILGAKGRVARPGDILVVQPLPDGSELRALVPEAEYADAVWRALRPNAAIFILASIFLIYFIQLILRDVQRPLVLLSRNARRVGEGHIDSLETVYSDDEVAALSQGFGRMVGSLRGMVVQIRAASRDLAKASSAIRESADGVRQSSHGQRELIESFHQEINELTDTSIGISASSMELSLASESTNATIVEMAASVQQINQSMDELLMVVEGITSAIRDFDSAIKNVGKNVDHLAGHAVHTKEFAENLEQSTSAIDDSVKIAQRYSKKVIHNAARGMELVSRNREKIQVIERVVQDFHGTTRTLLQLGADIAKILDYIGDHAQQTNLLALNAAIIASQGDSAGDGQAKGFSVVADEIKQLAGQTGRSTQEIQQIIGTLQAEIRKAYQQVELGLDAVRDGAESVGQSEEALQAILESVSETDSVVESILNETLQQAGQASLIHEANRNIHNQVETIRSVIAEQQQTSNYILSLAMNVQQATSVVRDSTKEQSTGSDEIARATEQVRALASSLHEILARQEDHVLSLKETMNRVLGKAVESERAIEASSGAVEQLGVQVHMLNREVNIFKL; encoded by the coding sequence ATGGTGCGGCCCGATTCCATCTCTGGACCCCGGCCTGAGTTCGGGACGGCGGAACCCGTCCAGCTCAGCGCTTCCGTCCGTGCTCTCGTCCTGGCGCGCCTGCGCCTGGGGACGGGCGTCATCTGGGTTCTCGCGTACATCATCGGGCTGCTGCTCTTCTTCTTCACCGCGCCACCGGGGTTCCACCTCACGTTCCCCGGGGTGGCGGCAGCCTTCGGACTGGTTCTGCTGGCGGCGATGGCGTCCTTCTTCCAGATCCGGCATCTGGGGCGGGCGCTGGGCGGGACCCTGGGACCGGAGCTGTACCGCTCCCTGACGTGGTTCCCCCAGAGTTCCTCGCTCCTGTTGTTCTACCTGACGGCCTGCCTCAGCGCCATGGCATACCTGTGGGTGAAGCTCCAGCTCCAGCAGAGCATCTGGGTCAGCTTCCTCACCGTCGCGCTGTTCCTGGTGATCGGCGCCCTTTCGGCCATCAGCCAGTACTTCCTGTCCAAGCAGAACCTGATGAAGGTCTACCAGCTCCTGGCGGGCCAGCCCGGCTTCCATGAGTCGGAAGCCCGGTTCTCCACGAGCCTGCGCGCCAAGTTCGGGTTCGGCATCCTGGGCATGACGGGCGGCGTGGTGCTGCTGTCCATCCTAGTCTCGGGCCTGACGCTCCAGTCCTCCATCCGCACGAAGGTCACCAGCTACGCCCAGAACGAACTGGTGAACCTGGCGGATTCCGTGGCCTTCGTCCTGGAGATGAACACTCCGCCGGAGGATCTCCAGGCCTTCCTCGGGACGCTCAAGCTGGGTGCCGGAGGCACGGTGTCCCTGCGGCTTCCCGCCAGCCGGGGCGGCGCGATCCTGGGGGCGAAGGGCCGGGTGGCGCGGCCGGGCGACATCCTGGTGGTGCAGCCGCTGCCGGACGGGTCCGAACTCCGGGCCCTGGTGCCCGAGGCGGAATACGCGGACGCGGTGTGGCGGGCGCTGCGGCCCAACGCCGCCATCTTCATCCTGGCGTCGATCTTCCTGATCTATTTCATCCAGCTGATCCTCCGCGACGTGCAGCGGCCGCTGGTGCTGCTGAGCCGCAACGCCCGCCGGGTGGGCGAAGGGCACATCGACAGCCTGGAGACGGTCTACAGCGACGACGAGGTGGCCGCCCTCAGCCAGGGTTTCGGCCGGATGGTGGGCAGCCTGCGCGGGATGGTGGTCCAGATCCGCGCCGCCAGCCGCGATCTGGCCAAGGCCTCGAGCGCCATCCGCGAATCGGCCGACGGCGTCCGCCAGTCCAGCCACGGCCAGCGCGAGCTGATCGAGTCCTTCCACCAGGAGATCAACGAGCTGACCGACACCTCCATCGGGATCAGCGCCAGTTCCATGGAGCTGAGCCTGGCCTCCGAAAGCACCAACGCCACCATCGTGGAGATGGCGGCCAGCGTGCAGCAGATCAACCAGAGCATGGACGAGCTGCTGATGGTGGTGGAGGGGATCACCTCGGCCATCCGGGATTTCGACAGCGCCATCAAGAACGTGGGCAAGAACGTGGACCACCTCGCGGGCCACGCGGTCCACACCAAGGAGTTCGCCGAGAATCTGGAGCAGAGCACCTCGGCCATCGACGACAGCGTCAAGATCGCCCAGCGCTACTCCAAGAAGGTGATCCACAACGCCGCGCGCGGCATGGAGCTGGTGAGCCGCAACCGCGAGAAGATCCAGGTGATCGAGCGCGTGGTGCAGGACTTCCACGGCACGACGCGGACCCTCCTCCAGCTCGGCGCGGACATCGCCAAGATCCTGGACTACATCGGGGATCACGCCCAGCAGACCAACCTGTTGGCGCTCAACGCCGCGATCATCGCCTCCCAGGGCGATTCCGCGGGCGACGGCCAGGCCAAAGGCTTTTCCGTGGTGGCCGACGAAATCAAGCAGCTGGCGGGACAGACGGGGCGCTCCACCCAGGAGATCCAGCAGATCATCGGCACCCTCCAGGCGGAGATCCGCAAGGCCTACCAGCAGGTGGAGCTGGGGCTGGACGCGGTGCGGGACGGCGCGGAGTCCGTCGGGCAGAGCGAAGAGGCTCTCCAGGCCATCCTGGAGTCCGTCAGCGAGACCGACAGCGTGGTGGAGAGCATCTTGAACGAGACGCTCCAGCAGGCGGGGCAGGCGTCCCTCATCCATGAGGCCAACCGCAACATCCACAACCAGGTGGAGACGATCCGGTCGGTCATCGCGGAGCAGCAGCAGACCAGCAACTACATCCTGTCCCTGGCCATGAACGTCCAGCAGGCCACCAGCGTGGTGCGCGATTCCACCAAGGAGCAGAGCACGGGCAGCGACGAGATCGCCCGCGCCACGGAGCAGGTCCGCGCCCTGGCCAGCAGCCTCCACGAGATCCTGGCCCGGCAGGAGGACCACGTCCTGTCCCTGAAGGAGACGATGAACCGCGTCCTGGGCAAGGCGGTGGAGAGCGAGCGCGCCATCGAGGCCTCCAGCGGCGCCGTGGAGCAGCTGGGTGTGCAGGTGCACATGCTCAACCGCGAGGTAAACATCTTCAAACTTTAG
- the alr gene encoding alanine racemase: MNEQHLEPLRRHPEGRALRAEVDLGRVVRNLGRIRAAADGRSVWGVVKANAYGHGAVPVGRALEEAGIHGLAVSSLEEGLELRRGGIECPILVLGGLRPEALPAASAEGLSVAVVGPEHLADYARILPDHPVRLHLKLDTGMGRFGLLPSELGECLPHLQRLSPWLDGAMAHFATADDPDRGFAHRQRRVFDLCLAQLSDAGIEPAQRHHGNSDACLRGLLDQDTHVRPGLALFGLAMVPEGRALGLEPALELVAEVARVKAVPAGATVGYGRTFVAPHPLQIATLACGYADGYRRDLGNRAMVGFQERSFPVVGRISMDYLTVALPLDVAVAPGDPMVLYSADPVAPHSLERLAQTLGTIPYELACALHRRIVRRFFP, from the coding sequence GTGAATGAACAGCATCTCGAACCCCTGAGGCGGCATCCCGAAGGCCGGGCGCTGCGGGCGGAGGTGGATCTGGGGCGCGTGGTGCGCAACCTGGGCCGCATCCGCGCCGCCGCAGACGGCCGCAGCGTGTGGGGGGTGGTGAAGGCCAACGCCTACGGCCATGGGGCCGTCCCCGTGGGACGGGCGCTGGAGGAGGCGGGCATCCACGGCCTCGCCGTCTCCAGCCTGGAAGAAGGGCTGGAGCTGCGCCGCGGCGGAATCGAATGTCCCATCCTCGTGCTGGGCGGCCTCCGTCCCGAGGCCCTACCCGCCGCCAGCGCCGAGGGGCTGTCCGTGGCCGTGGTGGGCCCCGAGCACCTGGCCGACTACGCGCGGATCCTGCCCGACCACCCCGTTCGTCTCCATCTCAAGCTGGACACCGGCATGGGCCGCTTCGGACTGCTGCCTTCCGAGTTGGGGGAGTGCCTTCCCCACCTCCAGCGGCTGAGCCCCTGGCTGGACGGCGCGATGGCGCATTTCGCCACCGCCGACGATCCGGACCGGGGCTTCGCCCACCGCCAGCGGCGGGTCTTCGACCTGTGCCTGGCCCAGCTGTCGGACGCCGGCATCGAGCCGGCCCAGCGCCACCACGGGAACAGCGACGCCTGCCTGCGCGGCCTGCTGGACCAGGACACCCACGTCCGACCGGGGCTGGCCCTGTTCGGCCTCGCCATGGTGCCGGAGGGCCGGGCCCTGGGCCTGGAGCCCGCTCTGGAGCTGGTGGCCGAGGTCGCCCGGGTGAAGGCCGTCCCGGCCGGCGCTACCGTGGGCTACGGGCGGACCTTCGTCGCGCCCCATCCACTCCAGATCGCCACCCTGGCCTGCGGGTACGCCGACGGCTACCGGCGCGACCTGGGAAACCGGGCCATGGTGGGCTTTCAGGAGCGCTCGTTTCCCGTCGTGGGGCGGATCTCCATGGACTACCTCACGGTGGCCCTCCCGCTGGACGTGGCGGTGGCGCCCGGGGATCCGATGGTGCTCTACAGCGCCGACCCAGTAGCCCCCCACAGCCTGGAGCGACTGGCCCAAACCCTTGGTACCATTCCGTACGAATTGGCTTGCGCCCTTCATCGTCGAATTGTTCGCCGTTTTTTTCCATAG
- a CDS encoding RsmD family RNA methyltransferase → MRVIAGALKGRRLMAPPPGDLRVRPTSDRAREALFSILQRWPGGEFLDLCAGTGAVGVEALSRGYEPVTCVESADPGWSSLVRNTQGTPVRTLRADIRRLPADAFGNQAVIFMDPPYDHAEDLWVKMADRLRSWIAADGVLVFETEARTALELQPGWALAERREYGAARFHLWTPA, encoded by the coding sequence ATGCGCGTCATCGCGGGTGCCCTCAAGGGCCGCAGGCTCATGGCGCCCCCGCCGGGCGACCTGCGGGTGCGTCCCACCTCGGATCGGGCCCGGGAGGCGCTGTTTTCCATCCTCCAGAGGTGGCCGGGGGGCGAGTTCCTCGACCTGTGCGCCGGTACCGGCGCCGTGGGCGTGGAGGCCCTGTCCCGGGGCTACGAGCCGGTCACCTGCGTGGAGTCGGCGGATCCGGGGTGGTCCAGCCTGGTCCGGAACACGCAGGGCACTCCGGTTCGCACCCTGCGCGCGGACATCCGCCGCCTGCCGGCGGATGCCTTCGGGAACCAGGCCGTGATTTTCATGGATCCGCCCTATGATCACGCGGAAGATCTGTGGGTGAAGATGGCGGATAGGCTCAGATCGTGGATTGCGGCGGATGGTGTGCTGGTCTTTGAAACGGAGGCCCGCACCGCGTTGGAATTACAGCCGGGATGGGCGCTTGCCGAAAGGCGTGAATATGGTGCGGCCCGATTCCATCTCTGGACCCCGGCCTGA